AACTTCAAACAAAGCTCCGCGAGGAAACGAAAGCTCTCGATGAAGATATGTATCTCCTGGGAGTTCGTATTAAACATTTTTGTGATGAGAATAGAACATCTCTATTCGAATCCGGCAGCAAAACTCAAAAGTTGACAACGGGTTCCGTTTCGTATCGGGATATTCCCGCATCTGTAAAGACCAGGCTCACTTCTACACTTTTGGAAAAGATACTCACGAATGCAACTCTCTACGAACTTTACAAAAAGTTTATAGAGAAATGTGGAAAGGTTTACCTGAGAGTAAAAATCGAACTGGATAAGGACGCGATTCTGTCTGATCCGGTTCGTGCCAAGAAAGAATTCGGAATAAAAGTAGAGGCAAAACGGGAACGCTTCTATATCAAGCCGACGGAGCTTGACGCAGAAGTCGAGGTTGATGCGGCATGAGCAAGCTTCCGCTTGAAGTTCGTGAGGTTTTGGAAAACATCCAAGACCTTGCGGCGACCGATTCAAATCAAAGCGATAATGTAGATCAGATATTTTATCTTGTGGAATGGATCCTGGAAAAATATCCGGCTGGATCAGAACTTTAGTTATGAGCGAAGAAGAATTCACTGATTTAAAACGCTCGGAGGATCTTTGGATCAATCACTGTGAAGATTTCCTTCGACGTGGGTTTATTCCAAAACGTTGGAATGAACTTCCGGAGTATATAAAGACAGAGAGAATGAAAGAATATTACATACAGTTAAAGAGGAGAATTGAAAATGAGCGTTCAAATTAAAACGATCCAGAGATACGAAGTAGTAACTCAACTCTTGTATGATATTCGAAGATCTCTTTTCTTTGATAAGCTAAAAGCCTATGAAAGAAAAGCTTTAGAGGATCGTAAGAAAGCTCTCGAACCTGAGAGAGCTACATTGAAAAACTCCATCGATTTTATTCAGGCATA
The nucleotide sequence above comes from Leptospira weilii. Encoded proteins:
- a CDS encoding host-nuclease inhibitor Gam family protein, producing MANKKKEQIVIIPLGNKGELADAVQSYGVKQREKDRIVSKYNDQISELQTKLREETKALDEDMYLLGVRIKHFCDENRTSLFESGSKTQKLTTGSVSYRDIPASVKTRLTSTLLEKILTNATLYELYKKFIEKCGKVYLRVKIELDKDAILSDPVRAKKEFGIKVEAKRERFYIKPTELDAEVEVDAA